A stretch of Episyrphus balteatus chromosome 2, idEpiBalt1.1, whole genome shotgun sequence DNA encodes these proteins:
- the LOC129908136 gene encoding uncharacterized protein LOC129908136 → MPVVWLKKVSVSLRIYTKENQTQFNMFKFFALCLMACVALAAAKPGIVAPLAYTAAYSSPLIASPYTAAAYTAAAYSAPLVASPYYASPYAAAYSAYPYASAPLLLRR, encoded by the exons ATGCCGGTGGTTtggttgaaaaaggtatcagTTTCACTTCGAATCTACACCAAAGAAAACCAAACTCAATTCAATATGTTCAAATTT TTCGCTCTTTGTTTGATGGCTTGTGTTGCCTTGGCCGCTGCTAAGCCTGGTATTGTAGCTCCTTTAGCCTACACCGCAGCATACTCATCGCCTTTGATCGCCTCTCCCTACACCGCTGCCGCCTACACTGCTGCAGCATATAGCGCTCCATTGGTTGCATCTCCTTACTATGCATCACCGTATGCGGCCGCCTACAGCGCATATCCTTATGCATCCGCTCCATTGTTGCTTCGTCGTTAA
- the LOC129908140 gene encoding cuticle protein 5.1-like, producing MFKFFTLCLLAVIAAVAAKPAIVAPLAYSSPLIASPYTAAYTAGYASPYVAAASPYVASPYAAYSAYPYAASYYVR from the exons ATGTTCAAATTC ttcacTTTGTGCTTGTTGGCTGTCATCGCCGCTGTTGCTGCTAAACCAGCTATTGTTGCTCCATTGGCATACTCTTCTCCTTTGATTGCATCGCCTTACACTGCTGCCTACACTGCTGGATATGCTTCACCCTATGTCGCAGCAGCTTCACCCTATGTTGCTTCTCCATATGCCGCTTACTCAGCCTACCCATATGCTGCTTCATACTATGTTCGTTAG
- the LOC129908139 gene encoding cuticle protein 5.1-like: MFKFFTLCLLAVIAAVAAKPAIVAPLAYSSPLIASPYTAAYTAGYASPYVAAASPYVASPYAAYSAYPYAASYYVR; this comes from the exons ATGTTCAAATTC ttcacTTTGTGCTTGTTGGCTGTCATCGCCGCTGTTGCTGCTAAACCAGCAATTGTTGCTCCATTGGCATACTCTTCTCCTTTGATTGCATCGCCTTACACTGCTGCCTACACTGCTGGATATGCTTCACCCTATGTCGCAGCAGCTTCACCCTATGTTGCTTCTCCATATGCCGCTTACTCTGCCTACCCATATGCTGCTTCATACTATGTTCGTTAG
- the LOC129908138 gene encoding cuticle protein 5.1-like has translation MFKFFALCFLAIVAAVAAKPAIVAPLAYSSPLVASPYTAAYTAGYASPYVAAASPYVASPYAAYSAYPYAAASYYVR, from the exons atgTTCAAATTC ttTGCTCTTTGCTTCTTGGCTATTGTTGCCGCTGTTGCTGCTAAGCCAGCTATTGTTGCACCTTTGGCTTACTCTTCTCCATTGGTCGCTTCGCCATACACAGCAGCTTATACCGCTGGATACGCTTCTCCATATGTTGCAGCAGCTTCACCTTATGTTGCCTCTCCTTATGCCGCCTACTCTGCCTACCCATACGCAGCTGCTTCATACTATGTTCGTTAA
- the LOC129908137 gene encoding neuropeptide-like 4 has translation MFKFIALCFLAIVAAVAAKPAIVAAPLAYSSPLIASPYTAAYTAGYASPYVAAASPYVASASYVASPYAAYSAYPYAAAPVLVR, from the exons atgttcaaattc atTGCTTTGTGCTTCTTGGCTATTGTCGCTGCTGTCGCTGCCAAGCCAGCAATTGTTGCTGCACCATTGGCTTATTCATCACCATTGATTGCTTCACCTTATACTGCTGCTTATACCGCTGGATACGCTTCACCATATGTTGCTGCAGCTTCACCTTATGTAGCTTCTGCTTCATATGTTGCATCACCATATGCCGCTTATTCTGCTTATCCATATGCTGCTGCTCCAGTTTTGGTTCGTTAA